The following coding sequences lie in one Mycobacterium sp. Z3061 genomic window:
- a CDS encoding condensation domain-containing protein, which yields MNAHARRHETYRSWFEYNGPKDIVRHKIQNPRDIQLAPVQHGEMTQAEWRELVVSTPPPLEWDCFRFGLIQHENHCSLFAIVDHLHCDPAVVSSLYVEILTNYRALLEGKPPLVMPEPGSHDNFCLREAKISAEATLDTPEVRKWIDFAENNGGGLPEFPLPLGEQSHACGGDIMIEKLMTPQQTAKFEATCMAANARFSGGLFGCVALAHYELTGQETYNGMTPVDKRNSPEEYLSMGWFTGAVPFTVAIDPNSFEETARSTQASFDDNMDMANVPYERVLELAPWLKRNSSQFFMTNYMDAGLPPLSAVVATALKGANATAYNDGRNPAYLYFSVIRLFDEVSIMVNFPNNPVARESVTRYLEVLKSVFARACEGQYAKAAVQLAQ from the coding sequence ATCAATGCGCACGCGCGGCGGCACGAAACGTACCGCAGCTGGTTCGAATACAACGGCCCGAAGGACATTGTTCGGCACAAGATTCAAAACCCGCGCGACATTCAACTGGCTCCGGTCCAGCATGGCGAAATGACACAGGCGGAATGGCGCGAACTGGTTGTCTCCACGCCGCCGCCGCTGGAATGGGACTGCTTCCGCTTCGGTCTGATTCAGCACGAGAACCACTGCTCGCTGTTCGCGATCGTCGACCACCTGCATTGCGACCCGGCCGTGGTTTCCTCGCTCTACGTCGAAATCCTGACCAACTACCGCGCATTGCTCGAGGGCAAACCGCCTCTGGTCATGCCGGAGCCGGGCAGCCACGACAATTTCTGCCTTCGTGAGGCGAAGATCTCGGCCGAAGCGACGCTGGACACTCCCGAGGTCCGCAAATGGATCGACTTCGCCGAGAACAACGGAGGCGGCCTGCCGGAGTTCCCGTTGCCGCTGGGTGAGCAGTCGCACGCGTGCGGTGGCGACATCATGATCGAGAAGTTGATGACCCCGCAGCAAACGGCCAAGTTCGAGGCCACCTGCATGGCGGCGAACGCCCGCTTCAGCGGCGGCCTGTTCGGCTGCGTCGCATTGGCGCACTACGAATTGACCGGCCAGGAAACGTACAACGGCATGACTCCGGTCGACAAGCGGAATTCCCCCGAGGAGTACCTGTCGATGGGCTGGTTCACCGGTGCGGTGCCTTTCACCGTCGCCATCGACCCGAATTCCTTCGAAGAGACAGCTCGCTCCACTCAGGCGTCATTCGACGACAACATGGATATGGCGAACGTGCCGTACGAGCGTGTTCTGGAATTGGCGCCCTGGCTCAAGCGGAATTCATCGCAGTTCTTCATGACGAACTACATGGACGCCGGCCTGCCGCCCCTTTCCGCAGTGGTCGCCACCGCTTTGAAGGGTGCAAATGCGACGGCTTACAACGACGGCCGGAACCCCGCTTATCTGTACTTCTCGGTGATCCGGCTTTTCGACGAGGTTTCCATCATGGTGAACTTCCCGAACAACCCGGTCGCTCGCGAATCGGTGACTCGTTACCTCGAGGTTCTCAAGTCGGTGTTCGCGCGCGCCTGCGAGGGTCAGTACGCAAAGGCCGCTGTTCAGCTGGCGCAATAG